Proteins co-encoded in one Opitutus terrae PB90-1 genomic window:
- a CDS encoding response regulator, whose product MGAAVLAAARQARAAEAAGLSGADGGAVGWAIVGLLVVLAALAVTIWALWKARQASESERRHQRTAGAAEHAAAAAAAQAREAAASAARVKTEFLATMSHEIRTPLNGVLGTVDLLLGTPLTPAQGDYLATIRTSAEALRAVTDDLLDFSKLEQGSLMLEHARFDLRQPVVDALTIASTRLASPDVELVLDLAADVPASVYGDAMRLRQVLVKLLSNAVKFTAHGHVAVRVSRATSESEGQRARVRFTVSDTGVGIASEMRDRLFQQFTQADTSATRRHGGTGLGLAISQRLVRLLGGEIEWESAPGRGSVFWFTVPLQVDQSAAPPPPMPAVRVLVIDDLTVAAQALQNLLATMQLSAETATTPADAAALLRAGLEAGAPFDVVLVDRSVAAQGEWMQPLRTAPEFTPLRWVLLENAQVAGPAQPLPAGFAARIMKPVLQPDQIVEALREARQTAEPARTTEPEPVHLSRPGLRLLVAEDNGVNRVVAAGMLKKLGCVVDFAENGAEAVRKCRLNRYDMVLMDCLMPEMDGWTATREIRRWDSRIPIVAVTANATNEDRSRCLQAGMTDYLPKPLRLPELARVMERWVG is encoded by the coding sequence GTGGGCGCGGCGGTGCTGGCTGCGGCGCGGCAAGCCCGGGCGGCGGAGGCTGCCGGCCTTTCCGGCGCGGACGGCGGCGCCGTGGGCTGGGCGATCGTGGGTCTGCTCGTGGTCCTGGCGGCGTTGGCTGTGACGATTTGGGCGCTGTGGAAGGCCCGGCAGGCGAGTGAAAGCGAGCGGCGGCACCAACGCACGGCGGGCGCCGCCGAGCACGCCGCGGCTGCCGCCGCGGCGCAAGCACGGGAGGCGGCCGCGAGTGCCGCGCGCGTCAAGACCGAGTTCCTCGCCACGATGAGTCACGAAATCCGCACGCCGCTGAACGGCGTGCTCGGCACGGTGGACCTGCTGCTTGGCACGCCCCTGACCCCGGCACAGGGGGACTATCTCGCGACTATCCGGACGTCGGCGGAAGCGTTGCGGGCCGTGACCGACGACCTGCTGGATTTCTCCAAGCTCGAGCAAGGCAGCCTAATGCTCGAGCACGCTCGTTTCGACCTGCGCCAGCCGGTCGTGGACGCGCTGACGATCGCCTCCACGCGGCTCGCCTCGCCCGACGTCGAACTCGTGCTCGATCTCGCGGCGGACGTGCCGGCGAGCGTTTACGGCGACGCGATGCGGCTCCGACAGGTGCTGGTGAAATTGCTCTCGAACGCGGTGAAGTTCACGGCGCACGGGCACGTTGCCGTGCGCGTGTCCCGCGCAACCAGCGAGAGCGAAGGTCAGCGCGCGCGGGTGCGGTTCACGGTGAGCGACACGGGCGTCGGGATCGCGTCAGAGATGCGCGACCGGCTGTTCCAGCAATTCACGCAGGCCGATACGTCGGCCACGCGCCGCCATGGCGGCACCGGGCTGGGGCTCGCGATCAGTCAGCGATTGGTTCGCCTGCTCGGCGGTGAGATCGAGTGGGAAAGCGCGCCCGGGCGCGGTTCGGTCTTCTGGTTTACCGTGCCGCTGCAGGTCGACCAAAGCGCGGCACCGCCGCCGCCGATGCCGGCCGTACGCGTGCTGGTGATCGACGATCTGACCGTGGCGGCGCAGGCCCTGCAAAATCTGCTCGCGACGATGCAGCTGTCGGCCGAGACCGCGACCACTCCGGCGGACGCGGCCGCCTTGTTGCGCGCCGGCCTGGAGGCTGGCGCGCCGTTCGACGTGGTGTTGGTGGATCGATCGGTCGCCGCGCAGGGCGAGTGGATGCAGCCGCTGCGCACGGCGCCGGAATTCACGCCGCTGCGATGGGTGCTGCTGGAAAACGCGCAGGTGGCCGGCCCGGCGCAGCCGCTGCCGGCGGGTTTCGCGGCGCGGATCATGAAACCCGTGCTCCAACCTGATCAGATCGTGGAGGCGTTGCGCGAGGCGCGACAGACGGCGGAACCCGCGCGCACGACCGAGCCGGAGCCGGTGCATCTTTCGCGCCCGGGCCTGCGCTTGCTCGTGGCCGAAGACAACGGCGTCAATCGCGTCGTGGCGGCCGGGATGTTGAAGAAGCTTGGCTGCGTCGTGGACTTTGCGGAGAACGGCGCCGAGGCCGTGCGCAAATGCCGGCTCAATCGCTACGACATGGTGCTGATGGACTGCCTCATGCCGGAGATGGATGGCTGGACGGCGACGCGCGAGATCCGGCGCTGGGATTCGCGGATACCGATCGTGGCGGTCACGGCGAACGCGACGAACGAGGATCGCAGCCGTTGCCTGCAAGCGGGCATGACCGATTACCTGCCGAAGCCGCTCCGTCTGCCCGAACTCGCACGCGTGATGGAGCGGTGGGTGGGGTAG
- a CDS encoding energy transducer TonB, producing MQTRFILPVIVATAFHALVFFGFNGRPPTVVLPGSDPEPKMPAMPQPPVIDELIEIVDHATLPDPIDQPKRARKGDADVGPPQRPETLTDEKVPWAIPYEPVKPGPVGDMNRIPVNIGDPNGDPNSDVTNAPVDMKYLDNPPRLRGQIAPIYPAAARADGLNGQVDVEFLVDETGRVIRATVVRSTAAIFEEPTLRAVQQWRFEPGKRLGRPVKFRMVAPVVFNLSE from the coding sequence ATGCAAACGCGATTCATCCTGCCAGTGATCGTAGCAACGGCGTTCCACGCGCTCGTTTTCTTCGGATTCAATGGTCGGCCTCCCACCGTGGTGCTCCCCGGCAGTGATCCGGAACCGAAAATGCCCGCGATGCCGCAGCCGCCCGTCATCGATGAACTGATCGAAATCGTCGACCATGCGACGTTGCCGGACCCGATCGACCAGCCCAAGCGTGCGCGGAAGGGGGACGCCGACGTGGGTCCGCCGCAGAGGCCGGAGACGCTGACCGACGAGAAGGTTCCCTGGGCCATTCCGTATGAGCCCGTGAAGCCCGGACCGGTGGGCGACATGAACAGGATTCCGGTGAACATCGGCGATCCGAACGGCGATCCGAACAGCGACGTGACGAACGCGCCGGTCGACATGAAATATCTCGACAATCCGCCGCGGCTCCGCGGGCAGATTGCCCCGATCTATCCGGCGGCCGCGAGGGCGGACGGACTGAACGGCCAGGTGGACGTGGAGTTCCTCGTCGACGAGACCGGTCGCGTGATTCGCGCCACGGTTGTGCGCTCGACGGCGGCGATCTTCGAAGAACCCACGCTCCGGGCGGTTCAGCAATGGCGGTTCGAGCCGGGCAAGCGCTTGGGCCGGCCGGTAAAGTTCCGGATGGTCGCGCCGGTGGTGTTCAATCTCTCGGAATGA
- the glgB gene encoding 1,4-alpha-glucan branching protein GlgB codes for MRQVAVREPLRRVIISKTDYLALLQASHTSPHAVLGMHPKTYKHTKGLVVRALVRQSASCAVVDPESGETWAMTPIADEGLYEVFISKRAQVFRYQLRVTTLTGEMRQFYDPYSFLPTLSEHDLYLFNEGNEHRIYDKLGAHVRVMNDVAGVAFAVWAPAAKQVSLVGNFNHWDGRYHQMRPLGSSGVWEIFIPGLEEGELYKYAVRDAQGHVRLKTDPYGTYFEGPPNNASIVYDTTQFKWHDQEWLERRRANAGQLDQPMSVYEVHLGSWRRKPEDAGRPLDYREAATQLADYVTEMGYTHVEFMPLAEHPFTGSWGYQVTGFYAPTHRHGAPEDFAWLVDHLHQRGIGVILDWVPAHFPRDSFALAEFDGSHLYEHADPRLGAHMDWGTLIFNYGRNEVRCFLLANALAWIERYHIDGLRVDAVASMLYLDYSRKEGQWIPNKFGGRENLEAIDFLRRVNDLVHQYHPGALTIAEESTSFPGVTKPTSEGGLGFDYKWNMGWMHDTLRYFAKTPIHRQWHQNDLTFGMLYQYAEKFVTVFSHDEVVHGKASMLFKMGAWHIPEKAANLRSLYGHMWGYPGKKLLFMGSDFAQSHEWNYDASLDWHLCQYKDHEGVRLLVRDLNKLYASEPVLSKNDYNPKGFRWVSCQDAAANVLAYLRTDETEQTSFLVVGHFSGATRPYRIGVPRAGMWREMINTNSEFYGGSGLGNDGGRHTEDVPHDGCPHSLSLTLPPLSTTIFKWTAA; via the coding sequence ATGAGGCAGGTTGCTGTCCGGGAACCTCTTCGTCGCGTGATCATTTCCAAAACCGACTATCTCGCCCTGCTGCAGGCCAGCCACACGTCACCGCACGCGGTGCTCGGCATGCATCCGAAGACCTACAAGCACACCAAGGGGCTGGTGGTGCGTGCGCTCGTGCGGCAGTCCGCCAGCTGCGCGGTGGTCGATCCTGAGTCGGGCGAGACGTGGGCGATGACCCCGATCGCGGACGAAGGACTCTACGAAGTCTTCATTTCGAAGCGCGCGCAGGTGTTTCGCTATCAGCTGCGGGTGACGACGCTCACCGGTGAGATGCGGCAGTTTTACGACCCGTATTCGTTCCTGCCGACGCTGAGCGAGCACGACCTGTATCTCTTCAACGAAGGCAACGAGCACCGGATCTACGACAAGCTCGGCGCGCACGTGCGGGTCATGAACGACGTCGCCGGCGTTGCGTTTGCGGTGTGGGCGCCGGCGGCGAAGCAGGTCTCGCTGGTGGGGAACTTCAATCACTGGGACGGCCGCTATCACCAGATGCGGCCGCTCGGCTCGTCAGGCGTGTGGGAAATTTTTATTCCCGGGCTGGAAGAGGGGGAACTCTACAAGTACGCCGTACGCGATGCGCAAGGCCACGTGCGGTTGAAGACGGATCCGTACGGCACCTACTTCGAAGGCCCGCCGAACAACGCGTCGATCGTCTACGACACGACGCAGTTCAAGTGGCACGATCAGGAATGGCTCGAGCGGCGGCGCGCCAACGCCGGCCAGCTCGATCAACCCATGTCCGTCTACGAGGTTCACCTTGGATCGTGGCGCCGCAAGCCAGAGGACGCCGGCCGGCCGCTCGACTATCGGGAAGCGGCGACGCAGCTCGCCGACTACGTCACCGAGATGGGCTACACTCACGTGGAGTTCATGCCGCTGGCGGAGCATCCGTTCACCGGCTCCTGGGGCTATCAGGTCACCGGCTTCTATGCCCCGACGCATCGGCACGGCGCACCGGAAGATTTCGCCTGGCTGGTGGATCATCTCCATCAGCGTGGCATTGGCGTAATCCTCGACTGGGTGCCCGCGCATTTTCCGCGCGACAGTTTCGCGTTGGCGGAGTTCGACGGCTCACATCTTTACGAGCACGCCGATCCGCGCCTGGGCGCGCACATGGATTGGGGCACGCTGATCTTCAACTATGGCCGCAACGAGGTCCGCTGCTTCCTGCTGGCGAACGCGCTCGCGTGGATCGAGCGCTATCACATCGACGGACTGCGCGTCGACGCCGTCGCTTCGATGCTCTATCTCGACTACTCGCGCAAGGAAGGGCAGTGGATCCCGAATAAATTCGGCGGCCGTGAAAATTTGGAAGCGATCGATTTCCTGCGCCGCGTGAACGATCTCGTGCATCAGTATCATCCGGGCGCGCTCACCATCGCGGAGGAGAGCACGTCCTTTCCGGGTGTGACGAAGCCGACCAGCGAAGGCGGGCTCGGCTTCGACTACAAATGGAACATGGGGTGGATGCACGACACGCTGCGCTATTTCGCGAAGACGCCAATTCACCGGCAGTGGCACCAGAACGACCTCACCTTCGGCATGCTGTACCAGTATGCGGAGAAATTCGTGACGGTCTTCTCGCATGACGAGGTGGTGCACGGAAAAGCCTCGATGCTCTTCAAGATGGGCGCGTGGCACATTCCCGAGAAAGCGGCGAACCTGCGCTCGCTCTACGGGCACATGTGGGGCTATCCGGGCAAGAAGCTGCTCTTCATGGGAAGCGATTTCGCGCAGTCGCACGAATGGAACTACGACGCCAGTCTCGACTGGCATCTGTGCCAATACAAGGACCACGAAGGCGTCCGGTTGCTTGTGCGCGACCTCAACAAGCTCTACGCCAGCGAGCCCGTGCTGAGCAAAAACGACTACAATCCCAAAGGGTTCCGGTGGGTTTCCTGCCAGGATGCGGCGGCCAATGTGCTCGCGTATCTGCGCACGGACGAAACGGAGCAGACCTCGTTCCTGGTCGTCGGTCATTTCTCCGGTGCCACGCGGCCGTATCGGATCGGCGTGCCGCGCGCGGGAATGTGGCGCGAGATGATTAACACCAACAGCGAGTTTTACGGCGGCTCCGGGTTGGGCAACGATGGCGGCCGGCATACGGAGGACGTTCCGCACGACGGTTGTCCGCACTCGCTCAGTCTGACGCTGCCGCCGCTCAGCACTACGATCTTCAAGTGGACCGCGGCGTAG
- the lptD gene encoding LPS assembly protein LptD, with product MIRRLLACLFVASPLVAAPAPDATSIVAGLAQTSTVTGETILTGNPHVDYGDLRLRADEIRIDPQTKIATARGHAVLTQGPRRLLADVITYHAADGTYTVGELRVGEFPIYISGSSATGSREQIVINDARVTVPEPGPFVPTLHAARLQFTADKQLHAERASAGIGPVRPVALRGFDQDLRSPMLPNLSLTAGYRRSLGAFIVAGLRVPILPQLQLGGDLGLYSSRGIMAGPSGSYEGGNETVGYRGDFRSGFISDYGTRYTDILGRAIPRNRGFATWQHQQHITDRLALTGELNYWRDSEVLRDFRPGEFFPVQQPDTFLESTYAGDNYFVSLFARFQPNSFQVVQQRLPELRFDLLPITLPGGFVERFNASVAVLREDPLPAAPYTPALNRRLRSDRFDAYYGLSRPIRPTDWFAFTPVAGGRITHYANLDGARNDYTRTLGEVGFDAELRTSGTFDYKNPRWKIDGLRHLLTPRVSYRYIPEAEKGARYIPPIDRRSFSTYLQPLGLGDIRNIDELRGTSTLRFGLDNTLQTRDPDYGSRDLVVFNVANDLRFERDPDERDVSEIHTELAVMPARWLELGVYQSFRPQDFTLREFNTGVTLRSGDDWAVRFSSNFLRRELEDYFLEGQRRINEVFEGIVRLRYDARQDRFIEQIYGIRQNIANTWSVDYTISLYGGNRRESRFGLNIRIDAIRF from the coding sequence GTGATCCGCCGCCTGCTCGCCTGTCTCTTTGTCGCCAGCCCGCTTGTGGCGGCGCCGGCTCCCGACGCCACGTCGATCGTCGCCGGTTTGGCCCAAACCTCCACCGTCACGGGCGAAACCATTCTCACGGGCAACCCGCACGTGGACTACGGCGATCTGCGGCTCCGCGCCGACGAGATCCGCATTGATCCGCAGACGAAGATCGCAACCGCTCGCGGCCACGCCGTACTCACCCAGGGCCCGCGCCGGCTGCTCGCCGACGTCATCACCTACCACGCCGCGGACGGCACCTACACCGTCGGCGAACTGCGCGTCGGCGAGTTTCCAATCTACATTTCCGGCTCCAGTGCCACGGGCAGCCGCGAACAGATCGTGATCAACGACGCGCGCGTCACGGTACCCGAGCCCGGACCGTTCGTGCCCACGCTGCACGCGGCGCGGCTGCAGTTCACCGCCGACAAGCAGTTGCACGCCGAACGCGCGTCCGCGGGCATCGGCCCGGTGCGGCCGGTCGCGCTGCGCGGTTTCGATCAGGATCTGCGCAGCCCGATGCTGCCGAACCTCTCGCTCACCGCCGGCTACCGACGCAGCCTCGGCGCGTTCATCGTGGCGGGCCTGCGCGTGCCGATCCTTCCGCAACTCCAGCTCGGCGGCGACCTCGGACTCTACTCGAGCCGCGGCATCATGGCCGGCCCCTCGGGCAGCTACGAGGGCGGCAACGAGACCGTCGGCTACCGCGGCGATTTCCGGTCCGGCTTCATCAGCGACTACGGCACGCGCTACACCGATATCCTCGGCCGGGCGATTCCGCGCAACCGCGGCTTCGCCACCTGGCAGCACCAGCAGCACATCACCGACCGCCTGGCGCTCACCGGCGAGCTGAACTACTGGCGCGACTCGGAGGTCCTGCGCGATTTCCGGCCCGGCGAATTCTTTCCGGTCCAGCAGCCGGACACGTTCCTCGAGTCGACCTACGCAGGGGACAACTATTTCGTTTCGCTGTTTGCGCGGTTTCAACCGAACTCGTTCCAGGTGGTACAACAGCGGCTGCCGGAGCTGCGCTTCGACCTGCTGCCGATCACGCTGCCCGGCGGCTTCGTCGAGCGGTTCAACGCGAGCGTCGCCGTGTTGCGCGAGGATCCGCTGCCGGCGGCGCCCTACACGCCCGCGCTCAACCGGCGGCTGCGCAGCGATCGGTTCGATGCGTACTACGGACTTTCCCGACCGATCCGACCGACTGACTGGTTTGCGTTCACGCCCGTCGCCGGCGGCCGGATCACGCACTACGCGAACCTGGACGGCGCGCGCAACGACTACACCCGCACGCTCGGCGAGGTCGGCTTCGACGCCGAGCTGCGCACCAGCGGCACGTTTGACTACAAAAACCCGCGCTGGAAAATCGACGGGCTGCGCCATCTGCTGACGCCGCGCGTTTCGTATCGCTACATCCCCGAAGCAGAGAAAGGGGCGCGCTACATTCCTCCGATCGACCGGCGGTCGTTCTCGACCTACCTCCAGCCGCTCGGGCTCGGCGACATTCGCAACATCGATGAGCTGCGCGGCACCAGCACGCTGCGCTTCGGCTTGGACAACACCCTGCAGACCCGCGACCCCGACTACGGCTCGCGCGATCTGGTGGTATTCAACGTGGCCAACGATCTCCGATTCGAACGCGATCCCGATGAGCGCGACGTCTCGGAAATTCACACCGAGCTGGCCGTGATGCCGGCGCGCTGGCTCGAACTCGGCGTCTACCAGAGCTTCCGACCACAGGACTTCACGCTGCGCGAATTCAACACCGGCGTGACACTGCGCAGCGGCGACGACTGGGCCGTGCGGTTCTCCAGCAACTTTCTCCGGCGCGAGCTCGAGGACTATTTTCTCGAAGGCCAGCGCCGGATCAACGAGGTCTTTGAAGGCATCGTCCGGCTGCGCTACGATGCGCGGCAGGATCGCTTCATCGAGCAGATCTATGGCATCCGCCAGAACATCGCGAACACCTGGAGCGTCGACTACACGATCAGTCTCTACGGCGGCAACCGCCGCGAAAGCCGGTTCGGGCTGAACATCCGGATCGATGCCATCCGTTTCTGA
- a CDS encoding RsmB/NOP family class I SAM-dependent RNA methyltransferase, giving the protein MSLAGSQQNTLLAMLARLRPHWRHDRTLPGRVQALLASDRRFGSRDRRLYRELIYTTLRYLPWIEPELERDAEQAVRLIAWLAADAPATAHFRHELIGEWPPCPAPLAEKAAMLAQRVGAADTAAGAGRFAPEALLPRWFHEHCADAFAPVQLDPLLARAPLWLRLQTDEPRSVTAEFEQLGWTACSSAVLPGALQLLDEVDVTRTDAFQNGLIEVQDLGSQLLLAAAQVAAGGHWLDACAGAGGKTLQLAALLGPGGTVDAHDVRRAALDELALRARRAGIPLTRSSSRSDVGRDIPIPAGAPVSDRSSPRAAPKRPAATVRILSTIPETLYDGVLVDAPCSGSGTWRRAPHLKWTTTPAHIDQAAGRQRELLEQFAQRVRPGGRLIYATCSLSRRENQDVVAGFLASRPEFAAEPPPATFGAPVDAFGLTLLPGLHNTDGFFVACMRRN; this is encoded by the coding sequence ATGAGTCTCGCCGGCAGCCAGCAAAACACCCTTCTCGCGATGCTCGCGCGGCTGCGCCCGCATTGGCGGCACGACCGCACACTCCCCGGCCGCGTGCAGGCGCTGCTCGCCAGCGATCGCCGGTTCGGATCGCGCGACCGGCGGCTGTATCGCGAGCTGATCTACACCACGCTGCGCTACCTGCCCTGGATCGAACCCGAACTCGAACGTGATGCCGAACAGGCGGTGCGGCTGATCGCCTGGCTCGCGGCAGACGCACCCGCCACCGCCCATTTTCGCCACGAGCTCATCGGCGAGTGGCCGCCCTGCCCCGCGCCGCTCGCGGAGAAAGCCGCGATGCTGGCGCAGCGCGTGGGAGCGGCCGACACAGCCGCCGGCGCTGGGCGCTTCGCGCCGGAAGCACTCCTGCCCCGCTGGTTCCACGAGCACTGCGCTGACGCTTTTGCGCCGGTGCAGCTCGATCCCCTGCTGGCGCGCGCGCCGCTCTGGCTGCGACTGCAGACGGACGAGCCGCGCAGCGTGACCGCGGAATTCGAACAACTCGGCTGGACCGCGTGCAGCTCGGCCGTGCTGCCCGGCGCACTGCAATTACTCGACGAAGTCGATGTCACGCGCACCGACGCGTTTCAAAACGGCTTGATCGAGGTTCAAGACCTCGGTTCGCAACTTCTACTCGCGGCCGCCCAGGTCGCGGCGGGTGGCCACTGGCTGGACGCCTGTGCCGGCGCCGGCGGCAAGACCCTGCAACTCGCAGCGCTGCTCGGCCCCGGTGGCACGGTCGACGCGCACGATGTCCGCCGCGCGGCGCTGGACGAACTCGCGCTTCGCGCGCGGCGCGCCGGGATCCCACTGACCCGCTCGTCCAGCCGTTCCGATGTCGGGCGCGATATTCCGATCCCCGCGGGCGCACCTGTATCTGACCGTTCGTCCCCGCGGGCTGCGCCGAAGCGCCCCGCCGCAACGGTGCGCATCCTGTCGACGATCCCGGAGACGCTCTACGATGGCGTGCTCGTTGACGCGCCCTGCAGCGGGTCCGGCACGTGGCGCCGCGCACCGCACCTCAAGTGGACGACCACGCCCGCGCACATCGACCAGGCCGCCGGCCGGCAGCGCGAGCTGCTCGAGCAGTTCGCCCAGCGCGTGCGGCCGGGCGGCCGGCTGATCTACGCCACGTGCTCGCTCAGCCGGCGTGAAAATCAGGACGTGGTGGCGGGATTCCTCGCGAGCCGGCCGGAGTTCGCCGCGGAGCCACCCCCGGCTACCTTCGGTGCGCCGGTCGACGCGTTCGGGCTCACGCTGCTGCCGGGATTGCACAACACCGACGGCTTTTTTGTGGCCTGTATGCGGCGCAACTGA
- a CDS encoding segregation and condensation protein A, translating to MVPDSDTRIKLRVFEGPLDLLLFLIRKNELDIYDIPIESVTRQYVDALHAMQQLDLDVAGEFFVMAATLMEIKSRMLLPKGQSAVDPNADEEEIDPRWDLVHQLLQYKKFKEAAAKLNELAALRQDLMERYVSSMSMDGAARPLKTVDRIELWNAFNIVLRRLAEKLVVGEIHDEQVTVADKMEEILELTQTRKTFVFSELLTGKVTLRLLVATFLAVLELTRLKRLRLQQDEAFADIVCSAVEAEMPLESAVNPGTVTA from the coding sequence GTGGTTCCCGACTCAGACACCCGCATCAAACTTCGCGTGTTCGAAGGTCCGCTCGACTTGCTGCTTTTCCTGATCCGCAAGAACGAGCTGGATATCTACGACATCCCCATCGAGTCGGTGACGAGGCAGTATGTCGACGCGTTGCACGCGATGCAGCAGCTGGACCTCGACGTGGCCGGCGAATTCTTCGTGATGGCGGCGACGCTGATGGAAATCAAAAGCCGGATGCTCCTGCCGAAAGGCCAGAGCGCCGTCGATCCGAATGCCGACGAAGAGGAAATCGATCCGCGCTGGGACCTCGTTCACCAGCTGCTGCAATACAAGAAGTTCAAGGAAGCCGCCGCGAAACTGAATGAGCTGGCGGCGCTGCGGCAGGACCTCATGGAGCGTTACGTCTCGTCGATGTCGATGGACGGCGCCGCCCGGCCGCTCAAGACGGTGGACCGGATCGAACTGTGGAACGCGTTCAACATCGTGCTGCGCCGGCTGGCGGAGAAACTCGTCGTCGGCGAAATTCACGACGAGCAGGTGACGGTCGCGGACAAGATGGAGGAAATCCTCGAGCTGACGCAGACGCGCAAAACCTTCGTGTTTTCCGAGCTGCTGACCGGCAAGGTGACGCTACGGCTGCTGGTCGCCACCTTCCTCGCGGTGCTCGAACTGACGCGCTTGAAGCGGCTGCGGCTGCAGCAGGATGAAGCCTTCGCCGACATCGTTTGCTCCGCGGTCGAAGCGGAAATGCCGCTTGAAAGCGCGGTGAACCCCGGCACGGTCACGGCGTGA
- the trxA gene encoding thioredoxin — protein sequence MSEKIAQLTAADFESAISSGTTPVLVDFWAPWCGPCKAIAPILEELATELDGKLKIAKVNVDDHGEIATRYSIRAIPTMLLFKGGQVAEQLVGMMPKATLKAKIAAHV from the coding sequence ATGTCCGAAAAAATCGCTCAACTCACCGCGGCAGATTTCGAGTCCGCGATCAGCAGTGGCACCACTCCGGTGCTCGTCGACTTCTGGGCCCCTTGGTGCGGCCCGTGCAAGGCGATCGCTCCGATCCTCGAGGAGCTGGCCACGGAGCTCGATGGGAAGCTCAAGATCGCCAAGGTAAACGTGGATGATCACGGCGAAATCGCCACGCGCTACAGCATTCGCGCCATCCCGACGATGCTGTTGTTCAAGGGCGGTCAGGTGGCCGAGCAGTTGGTCGGCATGATGCCGAAGGCGACGCTGAAGGCGAAAATCGCCGCCCACGTCTGA
- a CDS encoding 1,4-dihydroxy-2-naphthoate polyprenyltransferase, which translates to MKPSFWHIWISAARPRTLPAAIAPVIVGSALAWRDDVFEPAAAALCLGFALLVQIGTNFANDYYDFMRGADTAARVGPQRAVAAGWVSPATMRRAMWATFATAFACGLGLLLWGGPWLILIGLASILCGIAYTGGPWPLAYHGLGDVFVFIFFGLVAVGATYFVQAGAIYPDVLLAAVPIGLLATNILVVNNYRDVETDAAAGKRTLVVRWGRRAARLQHAGSLLIALLVPGWFCWTEGTLWRLLPLAILPLAGSHVRRLRAAQTPVELIALLVDTGKLLALYALLAGASFVTG; encoded by the coding sequence TTGAAACCTTCCTTCTGGCATATTTGGATCTCGGCGGCCCGGCCGCGCACGCTGCCCGCGGCGATCGCGCCGGTGATCGTCGGCTCGGCGCTGGCTTGGCGCGACGACGTGTTCGAGCCGGCGGCGGCGGCGCTCTGCCTCGGATTCGCGCTGCTTGTCCAGATCGGCACGAACTTCGCCAACGATTACTACGACTTCATGCGCGGCGCCGACACCGCCGCGCGCGTCGGCCCCCAGCGTGCGGTCGCCGCCGGCTGGGTCAGCCCTGCGACCATGCGGCGGGCTATGTGGGCCACATTTGCCACGGCATTCGCCTGCGGGTTGGGCCTGCTGCTCTGGGGCGGCCCGTGGCTGATTCTGATCGGCCTCGCGAGCATTCTGTGCGGGATCGCCTACACGGGTGGCCCCTGGCCGCTGGCCTACCACGGACTGGGCGACGTGTTCGTGTTCATCTTTTTCGGGCTCGTTGCCGTCGGCGCCACGTATTTCGTGCAGGCCGGCGCGATCTACCCGGATGTCCTGCTGGCGGCCGTGCCGATTGGGTTGCTCGCCACGAATATCCTCGTGGTGAACAACTATCGCGACGTCGAGACCGACGCCGCCGCGGGCAAGCGCACGCTGGTGGTGCGTTGGGGCCGCCGCGCGGCCCGCCTCCAGCATGCAGGTTCGCTGCTGATCGCGCTACTGGTGCCGGGATGGTTCTGCTGGACGGAAGGAACGCTCTGGCGGCTGCTGCCGCTGGCCATCCTCCCGCTGGCAGGGTCCCATGTGCGGCGCCTGCGTGCGGCGCAAACGCCGGTCGAGCTCATCGCCCTATTAGTCGACACCGGCAAGCTGCTCGCGCTTTACGCGCTGCTCGCCGGAGCGTCGTTCGTGACGGGCTGA
- a CDS encoding acylphosphatase, producing MTDVHHETIIFSGHVQGVGFRYSTLQIAKEFEVAGFVRNLPDGRVHVEVEGRADEIEAFVAMIHERMHGLVRKTERSSDRRPRQFTGFMIR from the coding sequence ATGACGGATGTCCACCACGAGACGATCATCTTCTCCGGTCACGTGCAAGGCGTGGGCTTTCGCTATTCTACGCTGCAGATCGCAAAGGAGTTCGAGGTCGCGGGGTTCGTGCGGAACCTGCCGGACGGGCGCGTGCACGTCGAGGTCGAGGGGCGCGCGGACGAGATCGAGGCCTTCGTTGCGATGATCCATGAGCGGATGCATGGGCTCGTGCGGAAAACCGAGCGCAGTTCCGACCGCCGGCCGCGGCAGTTCACCGGATTCATGATCCGCTAG